One Azospirillum lipoferum 4B DNA segment encodes these proteins:
- a CDS encoding ABC transporter ATP-binding protein — protein MAILDLKGVSKSYGGTQVLRDIDLSIEEGEFVAIVGFSGSGKSTLINLIAGLAMPDAGEVLYRGKPVTGPGPERGLVFQSYSLMPWLSVKENVALAVDAVHKAKPSAERGVLTRRAVETVGLGHATDRRPKELSGGMRQRVGFARALAMSPEMLLLDEPLSALDALTRAKLQDEIEAIWRKDRKTVILITNDVDEAILLADRIIPLTPGPNATLGPAFTVDLPRPRDRTAVNHDEDFKRLRAEITAYLMKVGVARGTGGDDGLTLPDVKPITASPPPKAYIEAMGGRGMEDRYLEFTRLTKTFATPKGPLTVVDGFDLKMRKGEFVSLIGHSGCGKSTVLSMVAGLADITSGGIILDGKEVDGAGPDRAVVFQAPSLFPWLTAYENVMLGVDRVFPHANKGERADIARYYLARVGLGDSMDKKAAELSNGMKQRVGIARAFALSPKLLLLDEPFGMLDSLTRWELQEVLMEVWARTKVTAVCVTHDVDEALLLADRVVMMTNGPNAKIGHVLTVDIPHPRTRQALLEHPRYYDYREELLNFLEGGHAGVPKKAA, from the coding sequence ATGGCGATCCTGGACCTGAAGGGTGTGTCGAAGTCCTATGGCGGTACGCAGGTGCTGCGCGACATCGACCTGTCGATCGAAGAGGGCGAGTTCGTCGCCATCGTCGGCTTCTCCGGCTCCGGCAAGTCGACGCTGATCAACCTGATCGCCGGGCTGGCGATGCCGGACGCCGGCGAGGTGCTCTATCGCGGCAAGCCGGTGACCGGCCCCGGCCCGGAGCGCGGTCTGGTCTTCCAGTCCTATTCGCTGATGCCCTGGCTCAGCGTGAAGGAAAACGTCGCGCTGGCCGTCGACGCCGTCCACAAGGCCAAGCCGTCGGCCGAGCGCGGCGTGCTGACCCGCCGGGCGGTGGAGACGGTCGGCCTCGGCCACGCCACCGACCGCCGGCCGAAGGAGCTGTCGGGCGGCATGCGCCAGCGCGTCGGCTTCGCCCGCGCGCTGGCCATGAGCCCGGAGATGCTGCTGCTGGACGAGCCGCTCTCCGCTCTCGACGCGCTGACCCGCGCCAAGCTGCAGGACGAGATCGAGGCGATCTGGCGCAAGGACCGCAAGACCGTCATCCTCATCACCAACGATGTGGACGAGGCGATCCTGCTGGCCGACCGCATCATCCCGCTGACCCCCGGTCCGAACGCCACGCTCGGCCCCGCCTTCACCGTCGATCTGCCACGCCCGCGCGACCGCACCGCCGTCAACCATGACGAGGATTTCAAGCGCCTGCGCGCCGAGATCACCGCGTACCTGATGAAAGTCGGCGTCGCCCGCGGCACCGGCGGCGATGACGGCCTCACCCTGCCCGACGTGAAGCCGATCACCGCCTCGCCCCCGCCCAAGGCCTATATCGAGGCGATGGGCGGGCGCGGTATGGAGGACCGCTATCTCGAATTCACCCGCCTGACCAAGACCTTCGCCACGCCGAAGGGGCCGCTGACCGTGGTGGACGGCTTCGATTTGAAGATGCGCAAGGGGGAGTTCGTCTCGCTGATCGGCCATTCCGGCTGCGGCAAGTCCACCGTGCTGTCGATGGTCGCCGGCCTTGCCGACATCACCAGCGGCGGCATCATCCTGGATGGCAAGGAGGTGGACGGCGCCGGTCCCGACCGCGCCGTGGTGTTCCAGGCCCCCAGCCTGTTCCCCTGGCTGACCGCCTATGAAAACGTCATGCTCGGCGTCGACCGCGTCTTCCCCCATGCGAACAAGGGCGAGCGCGCCGACATCGCCCGCTATTACCTCGCCCGCGTCGGACTCGGCGACAGCATGGACAAGAAGGCGGCGGAGCTGTCCAACGGCATGAAGCAGCGCGTCGGCATCGCCCGCGCCTTCGCCCTGTCGCCCAAGCTCCTGCTGCTCGACGAGCCCTTCGGTATGCTCGACAGCCTGACCCGCTGGGAGTTGCAGGAGGTGCTGATGGAGGTGTGGGCGCGCACCAAGGTGACGGCGGTCTGTGTCACCCACGACGTGGACGAGGCGCTGTTGCTGGCCGACCGGGTGGTGATGATGACCAACGGCCCCAACGCCAAAATCGGCCATGTCCTGACCGTCGACATCCCCCACCCGCGCACCCGGCAGGCCCTGCTGGAGCACCCGCGCTATTACGACTACCGCGAGGAGCTGCTGAACTTCCTGGAAGGCGGCCATGCCGGAGTGCCGAAGAAGGCGGCCTGA
- a CDS encoding aldo/keto reductase, with protein MKRVTLPDGSDVPALGQGTWMMAEGRGDRAAEIAAIRAGIDHGMTLIDTAEMYGDGASEELVGEAIAGRRDGLFIVTKVLPSNASRIGTVKACERSLKRLKIDRIDLYLLHWRGGVPLEETVEAFELLREAGKIARWGVSNFDVDDLEELAEVTDLHGCAVNQVLYNPEHRGIEYDLLPFQHTARMPVMAYSPIGQGGRLLRSPALLAVAKRHGTTPAQVALAWALRQQGVIAIPKAGTTAHVLQNAVAVKLTLTGEDIAEIDRAFPPPKRKQPLAMI; from the coding sequence ATGAAGCGCGTGACCCTGCCGGACGGCTCCGACGTTCCGGCTCTCGGCCAGGGCACCTGGATGATGGCGGAGGGGCGCGGCGACCGTGCCGCGGAGATCGCCGCCATCCGGGCCGGCATCGACCACGGCATGACCCTGATCGACACCGCCGAGATGTACGGCGACGGCGCCTCGGAGGAGCTGGTGGGCGAGGCCATCGCCGGCCGGCGCGACGGGCTGTTCATCGTCACCAAGGTTCTGCCCAGCAATGCCTCGCGCATCGGCACGGTGAAGGCCTGTGAGCGCAGCCTGAAGCGGCTGAAGATCGACCGCATCGACCTCTACCTGCTGCACTGGCGCGGCGGCGTGCCGCTGGAGGAGACGGTCGAGGCGTTCGAGCTGCTGCGCGAGGCCGGCAAGATCGCCCGCTGGGGCGTGTCGAACTTCGACGTCGACGACCTGGAGGAGTTGGCGGAGGTCACCGACCTGCACGGTTGCGCCGTCAATCAGGTGCTCTACAACCCCGAACACCGGGGCATCGAATATGATTTGCTGCCCTTCCAGCACACTGCGCGCATGCCGGTGATGGCCTATTCCCCCATCGGCCAGGGCGGCCGCCTGCTGCGCTCCCCCGCATTGCTGGCGGTGGCGAAGCGGCACGGCACGACCCCGGCCCAGGTGGCGCTGGCCTGGGCGTTGCGCCAGCAGGGCGTGATCGCCATTCCCAAGGCCGGAACCACGGCGCACGTCCTCCAAAACGCTGTAGCCGTCAAGCTGACCCTGACCGGGGAGGACATCGCGGAGATCGACAGGGCCTTCCCGCCGCCGAAGCGCAAGCAGCCGCTGGCGATGATCTGA
- a CDS encoding DEAD/DEAH box helicase, which yields MFDLSDLRRLTEPGAFERGRQYWRDGRVKQVEAERGAGDDWTVTSAVRGSGRALYRQEIVVELVHGVLRALDGNCDCPVGYNCKHVVAAMLAWDERSRRLPPAPPVRAPAPLPVRTAAAVQQQAAAADPGLSAPVRDLLSRLTAAALRDGADRYADTVRKRLLYVLNVGEPRPGERGLLLRIMSVTLRKDGQFSNDDKSYDSYQFNTLATAKFVTPADHELLKAVSRNGQTVSQGFLLPPDTAPWLIERMLRTGRLYWQDFRNGEPLRPGDALSGTPRWETDGAGNQRFAVAIEPASGDAPPPVVLPTVPLLYVDPAKAACGPVEAAAVSPHVAAALLAAPPLPPGEVAAFRAEAERLGDRLPVLPVPPARAERRRVLPRPVLRLGVARPAGLYGFHPSAYGYSPYGITAAPEIAVADLQFDYAGTRLHWKRGGPPLQWMEDGILVTAERRPAEEKKAVKRLKDAGLDLPPLPLSVGGGPLVRDELFAAPGDEFDERSIWLAFCHSVLPELKAAGWTVDVDPKFPFEVLEAPKDWAFEVGDGSGIDWFSLSLGVDIGGQRIDLLPILREVIDALARIDPYLIGEEFLDDDGRENDGADGGTPGLEAVLEQLAPSGTMFVRIDDSRYIPLEVERLKPMIGVLMELFGLQPGGGELRIGRSHLGDLSALEDAAAAAGIPLLGADAVRAMARALREAGGVPAVAPPQGLHATLRPYQQAGLDWLQFLGAHGFGGILADDMGLGKTLQALAHLMAEKEAGRLDRPSLLIAPTSVLGNWRAEVQRFAPTLRTVILHGPQRKEAHGSLADQDLVVTSYALLPRDREVLTAQPWHMAIFDEAQYLKNPAGQSYKAAQALEARQRLCLTGTPVENNLDELWALFAVSMPSLFGDRTGFRRLFRTPIEKHGDAERQRVLARRVRPFLLRRTKEQVASELPPKTEIVETVEPGDSQRDLYETIRLTMDRRVREEVARKGLARSHITILDALLKLRQVCCDPRLVKLESARKRVAKGASSAKLDRLLEMLPELLADGRRILLFSQFTSMFDLIRPELDRLAIPFVELTGDTRDRETPVRRFQAGEVPLFLISLKAGGTGLNLTAADTVIHYDPWWNPAVEDQATDRAHRIGQDKPVFVYKLVTAGTVEERMVQLQERKRRLGEAVYDQDRTAEDLLTADDLDFLLAPIDG from the coding sequence GTGTTCGACCTTTCCGACCTTCGCCGCCTGACCGAGCCCGGTGCTTTCGAGCGGGGCCGGCAATATTGGCGCGACGGCCGCGTCAAGCAGGTCGAGGCGGAACGTGGGGCCGGCGATGACTGGACCGTGACCTCGGCGGTGCGGGGATCGGGGCGTGCGCTTTATCGGCAGGAGATCGTCGTCGAACTCGTCCACGGCGTGCTGCGCGCACTGGACGGCAACTGCGACTGTCCGGTGGGCTACAATTGCAAGCATGTCGTCGCGGCGATGCTGGCCTGGGACGAGCGTTCCCGCAGGCTGCCGCCCGCCCCGCCGGTACGGGCGCCGGCACCGCTGCCGGTGCGGACCGCAGCCGCCGTTCAGCAACAGGCGGCTGCGGCGGACCCCGGACTTTCGGCGCCGGTGCGGGACCTGCTGTCGCGGCTGACGGCGGCGGCCTTGCGCGACGGCGCGGACCGGTATGCCGACACGGTGCGCAAGCGGCTGCTCTATGTGCTGAATGTCGGCGAGCCGCGACCCGGCGAGCGGGGTCTGCTGCTCCGCATCATGTCCGTCACCCTGCGCAAGGACGGCCAGTTCTCCAACGACGACAAATCGTATGATTCCTATCAGTTCAACACCCTGGCCACGGCCAAGTTCGTCACTCCGGCCGACCACGAACTGCTGAAGGCGGTTTCGCGCAACGGACAGACCGTTTCGCAAGGGTTTCTGCTGCCGCCCGACACCGCTCCCTGGCTGATCGAGCGCATGCTGCGCACCGGGCGGCTCTATTGGCAGGATTTCCGCAACGGCGAGCCGCTGCGTCCCGGCGACGCCTTGTCCGGCACGCCGCGCTGGGAGACCGACGGCGCCGGCAACCAGCGCTTCGCCGTCGCGATAGAGCCGGCGTCCGGCGATGCTCCGCCGCCGGTCGTGCTGCCGACCGTGCCGCTGCTCTATGTCGATCCGGCAAAGGCCGCCTGCGGCCCGGTCGAGGCGGCGGCGGTGTCTCCGCACGTCGCGGCCGCGCTGCTGGCGGCCCCGCCGCTGCCGCCGGGGGAGGTCGCCGCCTTCCGGGCCGAAGCGGAGCGGCTCGGCGACCGCCTGCCGGTGCTGCCGGTTCCCCCGGCTCGGGCGGAGCGCCGCCGCGTCCTGCCCCGGCCGGTGCTTCGGCTGGGGGTGGCGCGGCCTGCGGGACTGTATGGCTTCCATCCTTCGGCCTATGGCTACTCGCCTTATGGGATCACGGCAGCTCCGGAAATCGCGGTCGCCGACCTGCAGTTCGACTATGCCGGCACCCGCCTGCATTGGAAGCGGGGCGGGCCGCCGCTGCAATGGATGGAGGACGGCATCCTCGTCACCGCCGAGCGGCGTCCGGCGGAGGAGAAGAAGGCGGTCAAGCGACTGAAGGACGCCGGCCTCGACCTGCCGCCTTTGCCGCTCAGCGTCGGCGGCGGCCCGCTGGTCCGGGATGAGCTGTTCGCCGCGCCCGGCGACGAGTTCGACGAGCGGTCGATCTGGCTGGCCTTCTGCCATTCTGTGCTGCCCGAACTGAAGGCTGCCGGCTGGACCGTCGACGTCGATCCGAAATTTCCCTTCGAGGTTCTGGAGGCGCCGAAGGATTGGGCGTTCGAGGTCGGGGACGGCTCCGGCATCGACTGGTTCAGCCTGTCGCTGGGTGTCGATATCGGCGGGCAGCGGATCGACCTGCTGCCGATCCTGCGCGAGGTGATCGATGCGCTCGCCCGGATCGATCCGTACCTGATCGGTGAGGAATTCCTGGACGACGACGGCCGGGAGAATGACGGGGCGGACGGGGGGACGCCGGGCCTGGAAGCGGTGCTGGAGCAGTTGGCTCCGTCCGGGACGATGTTCGTGCGGATCGACGACAGCCGCTACATCCCGCTGGAGGTGGAGCGGCTGAAGCCGATGATCGGCGTGCTGATGGAGCTGTTCGGCCTGCAGCCCGGCGGCGGGGAACTGCGGATCGGCCGCTCCCATCTGGGCGACCTGTCGGCGCTGGAGGATGCGGCGGCGGCGGCGGGCATTCCGCTGCTGGGCGCCGACGCCGTGCGCGCGATGGCCAGGGCCCTGCGCGAGGCGGGCGGCGTGCCGGCGGTGGCGCCGCCGCAGGGGCTGCACGCCACCCTTCGCCCATACCAGCAGGCGGGGCTCGACTGGCTGCAGTTCCTGGGCGCCCATGGCTTCGGCGGCATCCTGGCCGACGACATGGGGCTGGGGAAGACCCTGCAGGCGCTGGCCCACCTGATGGCGGAGAAGGAGGCGGGTCGGCTCGACCGGCCGAGCCTGCTGATCGCGCCGACCAGCGTGCTCGGCAACTGGCGGGCGGAGGTCCAGCGCTTCGCCCCGACCCTGCGCACGGTGATTCTGCACGGGCCGCAGCGCAAGGAGGCCCATGGGTCGCTGGCCGACCAGGATCTGGTCGTGACCTCCTATGCGCTGCTGCCGCGCGACCGCGAGGTGTTGACGGCCCAGCCCTGGCACATGGCGATCTTCGACGAGGCGCAGTATCTGAAGAACCCCGCCGGCCAGTCCTACAAGGCGGCGCAGGCCCTGGAGGCGCGCCAGCGCCTGTGCCTGACCGGCACCCCGGTGGAGAACAATCTGGACGAGCTGTGGGCGCTGTTCGCGGTCAGCATGCCCTCGCTGTTCGGCGACCGCACCGGCTTCCGCCGGCTCTTCCGCACCCCCATCGAGAAGCATGGCGACGCCGAGCGCCAGCGCGTGCTGGCCCGCCGGGTCCGCCCCTTCCTGCTGCGCCGGACCAAGGAGCAGGTGGCCTCGGAACTGCCGCCGAAGACCGAGATCGTCGAGACGGTGGAGCCTGGCGACAGCCAGCGCGACCTTTATGAGACCATCCGCCTGACCATGGACAGGCGCGTGCGCGAGGAGGTGGCGCGCAAGGGGCTGGCGCGCAGCCACATCACCATCCTCGACGCGCTGCTGAAGCTGCGGCAGGTCTGCTGCGACCCGCGGCTGGTGAAGCTGGAGAGTGCCCGCAAGCGCGTGGCGAAGGGTGCGTCCTCGGCCAAGCTGGACCGGCTTCTGGAGATGCTGCCGGAGCTGCTGGCCGATGGTCGGCGCATCCTGCTGTTCTCGCAGTTCACCTCGATGTTCGACCTGATCCGGCCGGAGCTGGACCGGCTCGCCATCCCCTTCGTCGAGCTGACCGGCGACACCAGGGACCGCGAGACGCCGGTCAGGCGCTTCCAGGCCGGCGAGGTGCCGCTGTTCCTCATCAGCCTGAAGGCCGGCGGCACCGGGCTGAACCTGACCGCCGCTGACACGGTGATCCATTACGACCCGTGGTGGAACCCGGCGGTGGAGGACCAGGCGACCGACCGCGCCCACCGCATCGGCCAGGACAAGCCCGTCTTCGTCTACAAGCTGGTCACCGCCGGCACGGTGGAGGAACGCATGGTCCAGCTTCAGGAGCGCAAGCGCCGGCTGGGCGAAGCGGTCTACGACCAGGACCGGACGGCGGAGGATCTGCTGACCGCCGACGATCTGGATTTCCTGCTGGCGCCGATCGACGGGTGA
- a CDS encoding phospholipase D-like domain-containing protein codes for MAATPDAARPSPVYPTGQIPTGQIPTGQIPAGPILVPGRTCWRVAKADRMAVIIDAAAYFARIKEAILGARHTVMLIGWDFDTRIKLEPEDPIPDVPNELGDFLSWIVRTRPELTINVLKWDLAVLKMPFRGRTPLVLLDWLSSRRLRFRLDSAHPPGACHHQKIAIIDDALAFCGGIDMTTDRWDTPDHRDGDPRRMRPSGEPYGPFHDVTTAVDGEAARALGELARERWRRATGEALLPPPPTEARWPEDLEPDFRDIPVAIARTDPMADDEGRDKTGKRGVREIEALYLAAIAAARRFIYLESQYFASQRIVGAIAARLSEADGPEIVVVNPERAPGWVEEEAMGSARTLLVGRLREADPHGRFRILAPVTEGGQGIYVHAKVLVVDDRFLRVGSSNINNRSLGLDTECDLAIDCPPGEREEESENCRAIRSVRTRLMAEHLGVAVAEVERMEEGTGSLTATVDRLMRASGRSLCPLEPEPLSEAEVALVDERLLDPDRPEPMAETILRGVTLFGDVNRTAWRIGAGIAAGAALGVGLALLARRNGRRKKMRGE; via the coding sequence ATGGCTGCGACGCCGGACGCCGCCCGCCCAAGCCCCGTTTATCCGACCGGCCAAATCCCGACTGGCCAAATCCCGACTGGCCAAATCCCGGCGGGACCGATCCTGGTGCCCGGCCGGACCTGCTGGCGCGTGGCGAAGGCGGACCGGATGGCGGTCATCATCGACGCCGCCGCCTATTTCGCCCGGATCAAGGAGGCCATCCTCGGCGCCCGCCACACGGTGATGCTGATCGGCTGGGATTTCGACACCCGGATCAAGCTGGAACCGGAGGACCCGATTCCGGACGTGCCGAACGAACTGGGCGACTTCCTGTCCTGGATCGTCCGGACGCGGCCGGAGCTGACCATCAATGTGCTGAAATGGGATCTGGCGGTCCTGAAGATGCCGTTCCGCGGCCGGACGCCGCTGGTCCTGCTGGACTGGCTGAGCAGCCGGCGCCTGCGCTTCCGTCTGGATTCCGCCCATCCGCCCGGCGCCTGCCATCACCAGAAGATCGCCATCATCGACGATGCGCTGGCCTTTTGCGGCGGCATCGACATGACCACCGACCGCTGGGACACCCCCGACCACCGCGACGGCGATCCCCGCCGCATGCGGCCGAGCGGCGAGCCCTATGGCCCCTTCCACGACGTGACCACCGCCGTCGACGGCGAGGCGGCGCGGGCGCTGGGCGAACTGGCGCGGGAGCGCTGGCGCCGGGCCACCGGCGAGGCGCTGCTCCCGCCGCCGCCGACCGAGGCCCGTTGGCCGGAGGACCTGGAGCCCGACTTCCGCGACATTCCCGTCGCCATCGCCCGCACCGACCCGATGGCGGATGATGAAGGACGGGACAAGACCGGCAAGCGCGGCGTGCGCGAGATCGAGGCGCTCTATCTGGCCGCCATCGCCGCGGCCCGGCGGTTCATCTATCTGGAAAGCCAGTATTTCGCCTCGCAGCGCATCGTCGGCGCCATCGCCGCCCGTCTGTCGGAGGCGGACGGGCCGGAGATCGTGGTCGTCAACCCGGAACGCGCCCCCGGCTGGGTGGAGGAGGAGGCGATGGGCAGCGCCCGCACGCTGCTGGTCGGGCGCCTGCGCGAGGCCGATCCCCACGGGCGCTTCCGCATCCTGGCCCCGGTGACCGAGGGCGGGCAGGGCATCTATGTCCATGCCAAGGTTCTGGTGGTGGATGACCGCTTCCTGCGGGTGGGATCGTCCAACATCAACAACCGCTCCCTGGGGCTGGACACCGAATGCGACCTCGCCATCGACTGTCCGCCCGGCGAGCGCGAGGAGGAGTCGGAGAACTGCCGCGCCATCCGTTCCGTCCGCACGCGGCTGATGGCGGAGCATCTGGGCGTGGCGGTGGCGGAGGTGGAGCGGATGGAGGAGGGCACCGGCTCGCTGACCGCCACCGTCGACCGGCTGATGCGCGCGTCCGGCCGCTCGCTCTGTCCGCTGGAGCCGGAACCGCTGAGCGAGGCGGAGGTGGCTCTGGTGGACGAACGCCTGCTCGACCCCGACCGGCCGGAGCCGATGGCGGAGACCATCCTGCGCGGTGTGACGCTGTTCGGCGACGTGAACCGGACGGCATGGCGGATCGGTGCCGGGATCGCCGCGGGTGCTGCGCTGGGGGTCGGACTGGCCCTTCTGGCCCGCCGGAATGGGCGCCGGAAAAAAATGCGCGGAGAGTGA
- a CDS encoding aldose epimerase family protein: MPIESFLFDTVEGRPVEGFTLSAGGLEATVIAHGARLVRMTVPGQDGTVADVVLGFDRVADYLASDAYFGATCGRYGNRIGGAAFTLDGVRHELAVNEPPNQLHGGPEGFDRRIWDATVEEAENAVTFTLVSPDGDQGYPGTLTATTRYRLTDDGVLDIRMTATTDRPTIVNLVHHSYWNLGGHASGDLRDHRLTVRGGFTTPVGADLIPTGEVRPVDGTPFDLRGEVGRGGVRLGEALDAVGGFGFDHNWCLEGPAGELRPVAVLEHPGSGRRMELATDQPGLQVYTGGYLSEQVVGKGGQPYRRFAGLALESQRFPGSPNIGHFPSARLDPGETYRHRMQLRFRAG; the protein is encoded by the coding sequence ATGCCCATCGAGAGTTTCCTGTTCGATACGGTCGAGGGCCGTCCGGTGGAGGGCTTCACCCTCTCCGCCGGCGGGCTGGAGGCGACGGTGATCGCCCATGGCGCCCGGCTGGTGCGGATGACGGTGCCCGGCCAGGACGGGACCGTCGCCGACGTGGTGCTGGGCTTCGACCGGGTGGCCGACTATCTGGCGAGCGACGCCTATTTCGGCGCGACTTGCGGCCGCTATGGCAACCGCATCGGCGGAGCGGCCTTCACGCTGGACGGCGTGCGCCATGAACTGGCCGTCAACGAGCCGCCGAACCAGCTGCATGGCGGGCCGGAGGGCTTCGACCGGCGGATTTGGGATGCGACGGTGGAGGAGGCGGAGAACGCCGTCACCTTCACGCTCGTCTCGCCGGACGGTGACCAGGGCTATCCCGGAACGCTGACGGCGACGACACGCTACCGGTTGACCGACGACGGCGTGCTCGACATCCGCATGACGGCGACGACCGACCGGCCGACCATCGTCAACCTTGTCCATCACAGCTACTGGAACCTCGGGGGACATGCCTCGGGCGATCTTCGCGACCATCGGCTGACGGTGCGCGGCGGTTTCACCACGCCGGTCGGCGCCGACCTGATTCCGACGGGGGAGGTGCGGCCGGTGGACGGCACCCCCTTCGACCTGCGCGGTGAAGTGGGGCGCGGCGGGGTGCGGCTGGGCGAGGCTTTGGACGCGGTCGGCGGTTTCGGTTTCGACCACAACTGGTGCCTGGAGGGGCCGGCGGGGGAACTGCGCCCGGTGGCCGTGCTGGAGCATCCGGGCAGCGGCCGGCGGATGGAGCTGGCGACCGACCAGCCGGGCCTGCAGGTCTATACCGGCGGCTATCTCAGCGAGCAGGTGGTGGGAAAGGGCGGGCAGCCTTATCGGCGCTTCGCCGGGCTGGCGCTGGAAAGCCAGCGTTTTCCCGGCAGCCCCAACATCGGCCATTTCCCGTCGGCCCGGCTGGACCCCGGCGAGACATACCGGCACCGCATGCAGCTGCGATTCCGGGCGGGCTGA
- the yjfF gene encoding galactofuranose ABC transporter, permease protein YjfF produces the protein MTGALQRFLPLIVTTAVLVVGFLICAAQFPNFASWRVVGNLLTDNAFLGITAVGMTFVILSGGIDLSVGAVIGFTTVLLAVLIEHGGWHPVPAFAMALIAAGGFGAAMGGVIHVFQMPPFIVTLAGMFIARGLGFVLTTDSVPINHPLYGELNDMALRFDFGLKLSLPALLMLGVVVAAVVLAHWTRFGANLYALGGNRQSAELMGVPVGRTTVAVYGLSGLLAGLAGIVFSLYTGAGYSLAATGVELDTITAVVIGGTQLTGGYGYVVGTFVGVLIQGLIQTYITFDGTLSSWWTKIAIGVLLFVFILLQKGLLTVWAGRGGEPAEA, from the coding sequence ATGACCGGAGCACTCCAGCGGTTCCTTCCGCTGATCGTCACCACCGCGGTGCTGGTGGTGGGATTCCTGATCTGCGCGGCGCAGTTCCCCAACTTCGCCTCCTGGCGGGTGGTGGGCAACCTTTTGACCGACAACGCCTTTCTCGGCATCACCGCGGTCGGCATGACCTTCGTCATCCTGTCGGGCGGGATCGACCTGTCGGTCGGCGCGGTGATCGGCTTCACCACCGTGCTGCTGGCCGTGCTGATAGAGCATGGCGGCTGGCACCCCGTCCCTGCCTTCGCCATGGCGCTGATCGCCGCCGGCGGCTTCGGGGCGGCGATGGGCGGGGTGATCCATGTCTTCCAGATGCCGCCCTTCATCGTCACGCTGGCCGGCATGTTCATCGCCCGCGGCCTGGGCTTCGTCCTGACCACCGATTCGGTGCCGATCAACCACCCGCTCTATGGCGAGCTGAACGACATGGCGCTGCGCTTCGATTTCGGGCTGAAGCTGAGCCTGCCGGCCCTGCTGATGCTGGGGGTGGTGGTCGCCGCGGTGGTGCTGGCGCATTGGACCCGCTTCGGCGCCAACCTCTATGCGCTGGGCGGCAACCGCCAGTCGGCGGAGCTGATGGGTGTGCCGGTGGGGCGGACGACGGTGGCGGTCTATGGGCTGTCGGGTCTGCTGGCCGGGCTGGCGGGGATCGTCTTCTCGCTCTACACCGGGGCGGGCTATTCGCTGGCGGCGACGGGGGTGGAGCTGGACACCATCACCGCGGTGGTGATCGGCGGCACCCAGCTGACCGGCGGTTACGGCTATGTCGTCGGCACCTTCGTCGGCGTGCTGATCCAGGGGCTGATCCAGACCTACATCACCTTCGACGGCACCTTGAGCAGCTGGTGGACCAAGATCGCCATCGGTGTTCTGCTGTTCGTCTTCATCCTGTTGCAGAAGGGTCTGCTGACGGTCTGGGCCGGCCGCGGCGGCGAACCGGCGGAGGCGTGA
- a CDS encoding ABC transporter permease, whose amino-acid sequence MTLSAPGPARNLPQYGALLVVLLANWLLFPDFFAIRLQDGRLFGSLIDVLNRGAPVALLAIGMTMVIATRGVDLSVGAVMAISGAIAATMTGAGWSLPAVLAASLAAGLLCGLWNGLLVAVLRIQPIIATLILMVAGRGIAQLVTEGQIVTFTSPALAFIGSGSFLTVPMPVVLTVVVLAVTALLVRATALGLMIEAVGVNRLSSAGAGVNTPVVLVAVYVWCGLCAAVAGLIVTADIRGADANNAGLWLELDAILAVVVGGTSLLGGRFGLVLSVVGALIIQAMNTGILLSGFKPEFNLIVKAGVLMVVLLLQSPTLTLFLPRPKGAQPTGAVKPPVAPPVAPKSGGAKS is encoded by the coding sequence ATGACGCTGTCCGCTCCCGGTCCGGCGCGCAATCTGCCGCAATATGGCGCGCTGCTCGTCGTGCTGTTGGCCAACTGGCTGCTGTTCCCCGATTTCTTCGCCATCCGCCTGCAGGACGGCCGGCTGTTCGGCAGCCTGATCGACGTGCTGAACCGCGGCGCCCCGGTGGCGCTGCTCGCCATCGGCATGACGATGGTCATCGCCACCCGCGGCGTCGACCTGTCGGTGGGTGCGGTCATGGCGATCTCCGGCGCCATCGCCGCCACCATGACCGGGGCGGGCTGGAGCCTGCCGGCGGTGCTGGCGGCGTCGCTTGCCGCCGGGCTGCTGTGCGGGTTGTGGAACGGGCTGCTGGTGGCGGTTCTGCGCATCCAGCCGATCATCGCCACCCTGATCCTGATGGTCGCCGGCCGCGGCATCGCCCAGCTGGTGACCGAGGGGCAGATCGTCACCTTCACCAGCCCGGCGCTGGCCTTCATCGGCAGCGGATCCTTCCTGACCGTGCCGATGCCGGTGGTCCTCACCGTCGTCGTGCTGGCGGTGACGGCGCTGCTGGTGCGGGCGACGGCGCTGGGGCTGATGATCGAGGCGGTCGGCGTCAACCGGCTGTCCAGCGCCGGGGCCGGCGTCAACACGCCGGTGGTGCTGGTCGCCGTCTATGTCTGGTGCGGGCTGTGCGCGGCGGTGGCCGGGCTGATTGTCACCGCCGACATCCGCGGCGCCGACGCCAACAATGCCGGGCTGTGGCTGGAGCTGGACGCCATCCTGGCGGTGGTGGTCGGCGGCACCTCTCTGCTCGGCGGGCGCTTCGGGCTGGTGCTGTCGGTGGTGGGGGCGCTGATCATCCAGGCGATGAACACCGGCATCCTGCTGAGCGGCTTCAAGCCGGAATTCAACCTGATCGTCAAGGCGGGCGTCCTGATGGTCGTCCTGCTGCTGCAGTCGCCGACGCTGACCCTGTTCCTGCCGCGCCCCAAGGGCGCGCAGCCGACGGGTGCGGTCAAGCCGCCGGTTGCGCCGCCGGTTGCGCCGAAGAGCGGAGGGGCGAAATCATGA